A window from Herbaspirillum sp. meg3 encodes these proteins:
- the fnr gene encoding fumarate/nitrate reduction transcriptional regulator Fnr produces the protein MSSSTNTAPILTAPMLTVQALQAGCAACSMHQLCLPMGLDEADMLRLDQIIGRRRRVKRDQSLYRMDDTFNTLYAIRLGHFKTYQMNSNGSQQITGFQMAGELLGMDAIGTSRHQCEAVALEDSEVCEIPFGQLEALFQDMPVLLRQFHRIMSKEISREQGVMLALNNMSAQQKLAAFLVNLSSRYATRGYSATRFQLRMTREEIGNYLGLAVESVSRLLSSFKKNGIVDVNHRDLELLDLPALRSIALGTPAC, from the coding sequence ATGTCCAGTTCCACCAATACCGCGCCGATATTGACCGCACCAATGCTTACCGTCCAGGCGCTTCAGGCAGGTTGTGCTGCGTGCAGCATGCACCAGTTGTGCCTGCCCATGGGCCTGGATGAAGCCGACATGCTTCGCCTTGATCAGATCATCGGGCGCCGTCGCCGCGTCAAACGCGATCAAAGCCTGTACCGCATGGACGATACCTTCAATACGCTGTACGCAATTCGCCTGGGCCATTTCAAGACCTATCAGATGAACAGCAATGGAAGCCAGCAGATCACCGGTTTCCAGATGGCCGGCGAGTTGCTGGGCATGGATGCCATCGGCACCAGCCGCCACCAATGCGAGGCCGTGGCGCTGGAAGACAGCGAAGTCTGCGAGATCCCGTTCGGCCAGCTTGAAGCCCTGTTTCAGGACATGCCCGTGTTGCTGCGCCAGTTTCACCGCATCATGAGCAAGGAAATCTCACGCGAGCAAGGCGTCATGCTGGCGCTCAACAACATGAGCGCCCAGCAAAAACTCGCTGCCTTCCTGGTCAACCTGTCGTCACGCTATGCCACACGCGGCTATTCGGCCACGCGCTTCCAGCTACGGATGACGCGTGAAGAAATCGGCAATTATCTTGGCCTCGCCGTCGAGAGCGTCAGTCGCCTGTTGTCCAGCTTCAAGAAGAACGGCATCGTCGACGTGAATCATCGCGATCTGGAACTGCTGGACTTGCCTGCGCTGCGGTCGATTGCGCTGGGTACGCCGGCCTGCTGA
- a CDS encoding isochorismatase family protein — translation MLMNANESALLIIDVQEKLMPAIHDGAAVLAQNIKLATIASLLGLPVIATEQTPDKLGVNHPDIKRLCDRTLVKTHFDACVDGLPAAFLSACKEVVISGCEAHVCMLQTAMTLLQNGYRVWVVTDATGSRKITDRDAAFTRLAQAGAHLVTLEMVAFEWMRDSRHPLFREVLKLIK, via the coding sequence ATGCTGATGAATGCCAATGAATCCGCCTTGCTGATCATCGACGTGCAGGAAAAGCTGATGCCTGCCATCCACGACGGCGCTGCCGTCCTGGCGCAGAACATCAAACTGGCGACCATCGCCAGCCTTCTCGGCCTGCCGGTCATTGCGACCGAACAGACTCCCGACAAACTGGGCGTGAATCATCCCGACATCAAACGCCTGTGCGACCGCACCTTGGTCAAGACGCACTTCGACGCCTGTGTCGACGGTCTGCCGGCGGCCTTTTTGTCGGCGTGCAAGGAAGTCGTCATCAGCGGCTGCGAAGCACACGTCTGTATGCTGCAAACCGCGATGACGCTGCTGCAGAACGGTTATCGTGTATGGGTAGTGACGGACGCCACGGGTTCGCGCAAGATCACCGACCGCGACGCGGCCTTCACCCGTCTGGCACAGGCCGGCGCGCATCTGGTGACGCTGGAGATGGTGGCGTTCGAATGGATGCGAGACAGCCGCCACCCCTTATTTCGCGAAGTACTTAAGCTAATCAAGTAA
- a CDS encoding MFS transporter: MSEAREDYKADETGGVTAGYRNARILAICQGLFTCAISIDLTLTALTGYQLAPDKSLATLPFALITVAGAVVTWFAAFLIQRLGRRLSFALGALAGAVGGAISVWSVFNGHFWSFCIGTAGVGVFQAFAQYYRLAAADAVGPELKSRAISTVLTGGVIAAVLGPALAAWSKDLFPTALFSGAYLMVALLSLLSMIVLLAFYRDVENIDAAIDTAMSASQAPPRSTGEIARQPVFIAALANNVVGSMVMMFIMTAAPLAAVACHHGINDGANIIQWHLVGMYAPSFFAGHLIKRFGLGPIVLSGVVLNLACALIATASTTLPAFYVALLCLGIGWNFMFVGGTTLLAQSYRPNERARAQGLSEFLRYAATALATLAAGPLLEHYGWQALNIAILPLLAVCAILSMRWMAAGSKKTVVA; the protein is encoded by the coding sequence TTGAGCGAGGCTCGTGAGGATTACAAGGCTGATGAAACAGGCGGCGTCACGGCAGGGTATCGCAATGCCCGTATCTTGGCTATATGCCAGGGCTTGTTCACTTGCGCTATCTCGATCGATCTGACCCTGACCGCGCTGACCGGCTATCAGTTGGCTCCCGACAAGTCGCTGGCGACTTTACCTTTCGCCTTGATTACTGTGGCCGGCGCGGTCGTGACGTGGTTCGCGGCTTTTCTGATCCAGCGGCTGGGACGGAGGCTCAGTTTCGCGCTGGGCGCGCTGGCAGGGGCTGTCGGCGGGGCCATTTCAGTGTGGTCGGTGTTCAATGGGCATTTCTGGAGTTTTTGTATCGGCACGGCGGGCGTCGGCGTGTTTCAGGCCTTTGCCCAGTACTACCGGTTAGCCGCCGCCGATGCGGTCGGGCCTGAACTCAAGAGCAGGGCAATTTCCACCGTACTCACCGGCGGCGTGATTGCTGCGGTGCTGGGGCCGGCGCTCGCCGCTTGGAGCAAAGACTTGTTTCCGACAGCCTTGTTTTCCGGCGCCTATCTGATGGTGGCCTTGCTCAGCCTGCTGTCGATGATCGTGTTGCTGGCGTTCTACCGCGATGTGGAAAATATCGACGCCGCCATCGACACAGCCATGTCCGCATCACAAGCGCCGCCGCGTTCAACCGGTGAAATCGCACGTCAGCCGGTGTTCATCGCGGCGCTGGCAAACAACGTCGTCGGCTCAATGGTGATGATGTTCATCATGACCGCCGCACCCTTGGCTGCGGTGGCTTGCCATCACGGTATCAATGATGGCGCCAACATCATTCAGTGGCATCTGGTCGGGATGTACGCGCCGTCGTTCTTTGCCGGTCACTTGATCAAACGCTTTGGACTGGGGCCGATTGTGCTCAGCGGCGTGGTGCTGAATCTGGCGTGCGCGCTGATCGCTACGGCGTCGACGACTTTGCCGGCGTTCTATGTCGCCTTGCTGTGCCTGGGCATCGGCTGGAATTTCATGTTCGTCGGCGGTACGACCTTGCTGGCGCAATCGTATCGTCCCAACGAGCGTGCCAGGGCGCAGGGGCTGTCGGAATTTTTACGCTATGCTGCTACCGCGCTGGCGACGCTGGCTGCGGGGCCGCTGCTGGAGCACTACGGCTGGCAGGCGCTCAACATCGCCATCTTGCCTTTGCTGGCAGTGTGCGCGATTCTCAGCATGCGCTGGATGGCGGCAGGCTCCAAAAAAACCGTTGTGGCCTGA
- a CDS encoding GlxA family transcriptional regulator, with translation MKHGKTLRVVLLAYPGMNLIDLSGPLQTFVTASRTALSAGVSEPRPLYEVHVLSSQGGPLLTGAGLTVMTEPLEAFEGQSMDTLIAPGGSIGETFQADPALVAWIGRHAGKARRVCSVCTGAFLLAAAGLLKGRRVTTHWDWALRLQQQYPDIDVDPEPIFIREGDVWTSAGVTAGIDLALALVEEDYGHKVAIATARQLVMFIKRPGGQSQFSVPLVSQSSENARFAELHAWIASNLKNDLRVENLANRVNMSPRTFARTYVAEQGRTPAKTVETMRLEAACRALEETDLPLKSIATETGHGEEQNLRRVFQRQLGVSPAQYRSRFSAH, from the coding sequence ATGAAGCACGGTAAGACCTTGCGCGTTGTCTTGTTGGCCTATCCGGGCATGAACCTGATCGACCTCAGCGGTCCGCTGCAAACCTTCGTGACCGCCAGCCGTACCGCACTGTCCGCAGGCGTGAGCGAGCCGCGCCCCTTGTATGAAGTCCATGTCTTGTCCTCGCAAGGCGGTCCGCTGCTGACGGGGGCAGGTCTGACCGTGATGACGGAGCCGCTGGAAGCTTTCGAAGGCCAAAGCATGGACACGCTGATCGCACCGGGCGGCAGTATCGGCGAAACCTTTCAGGCCGATCCGGCATTGGTGGCATGGATAGGCCGTCATGCCGGTAAGGCGCGCCGGGTGTGTTCCGTCTGCACGGGCGCATTTCTGCTTGCCGCCGCGGGATTGCTAAAAGGCAGACGCGTGACTACGCACTGGGACTGGGCCTTGCGGCTGCAACAGCAATATCCGGACATCGACGTCGACCCTGAACCGATCTTCATCCGCGAAGGGGATGTCTGGACCTCGGCCGGCGTCACGGCCGGCATCGATCTGGCGCTGGCACTGGTGGAAGAAGACTATGGGCACAAGGTCGCGATAGCGACGGCGCGGCAACTGGTGATGTTCATCAAACGGCCGGGCGGGCAGTCGCAGTTCAGCGTGCCGCTGGTGTCGCAATCATCCGAAAACGCGCGCTTCGCCGAGCTGCACGCCTGGATTGCCTCTAATTTGAAAAACGACCTGCGGGTGGAAAATCTCGCCAACCGCGTCAACATGAGTCCGCGTACTTTCGCACGTACTTATGTCGCCGAGCAAGGGCGCACGCCAGCCAAGACGGTCGAGACGATGCGATTGGAAGCCGCTTGCCGCGCACTGGAAGAAACCGACCTGCCGCTCAAGAGCATCGCCACCGAAACCGGCCATGGCGAAGAACAGAACCTGCGGCGCGTGTTTCAGCGCCAGCTTGGCGTGAGCCCGGCGCAGTACCGCAGCCGGTTTTCTGCGCACTAG
- a CDS encoding LysR family transcriptional regulator: protein MNIERFSLDQLRVFVQVADSGSFLAASRILARAQSAVSYAIGTLESQLNVSLFDRSGYRPQLTDAGEALLRDARQVLDQVDSLQVRANAFSQGQELEVALAVDVFFPTDCLVDLLRRFRDAFPAVTVRLEIEALGAVAERVLDGRSMLGILGTLPTTPPNLLRVSLPSVMVVGVVSPQHPLAAVKGRIPDKLLAQQTQLVLSDRSELTARQDFSVHSRLSWRMSDLGTKHALLRAGMGWGYMPQHVVKDDLQNGKLVRILTSQHAPEGMALPIQCVYRPDYRAGPALSWWLDSLAALKTLDGISVIE from the coding sequence ATGAACATAGAACGCTTCTCCCTCGACCAGCTACGCGTCTTCGTCCAGGTCGCCGACAGCGGCAGCTTTCTGGCGGCTTCCCGCATCCTTGCCCGCGCTCAGTCGGCGGTCAGCTACGCCATCGGCACGCTGGAAAGCCAGCTCAATGTCTCCTTGTTCGACCGCAGTGGTTACCGTCCGCAACTGACGGACGCGGGCGAAGCCTTGCTGCGCGACGCACGCCAGGTACTGGATCAGGTGGACTCGCTGCAGGTGCGCGCCAATGCGTTTTCACAGGGACAGGAGCTGGAAGTGGCGCTGGCGGTGGACGTGTTCTTTCCCACCGACTGTCTGGTGGATCTGCTGCGGCGCTTTCGCGACGCCTTTCCTGCTGTGACGGTGCGACTGGAAATCGAAGCGCTGGGCGCTGTAGCGGAACGCGTGCTCGACGGCCGCTCCATGCTCGGCATTCTCGGCACCCTGCCGACCACGCCACCCAATCTGTTGCGCGTGAGCCTGCCCAGCGTGATGGTGGTCGGCGTCGTCTCGCCCCAGCATCCGCTGGCGGCAGTCAAAGGACGAATCCCCGACAAGCTGCTGGCGCAACAGACGCAACTGGTGCTCAGCGACCGCAGCGAACTGACGGCACGTCAGGATTTCTCGGTGCACTCGCGCCTGTCCTGGCGCATGAGCGATCTCGGCACCAAACACGCCCTGCTGCGCGCCGGCATGGGCTGGGGTTACATGCCGCAGCATGTGGTGAAAGACGATCTGCAAAACGGCAAGCTGGTCAGAATCCTGACCTCGCAGCATGCGCCGGAAGGCATGGCGCTGCCGATCCAGTGTGTTTACCGGCCCGACTATCGCGCGGGGCCGGCCTTGTCATGGTGGCTGGACTCGCTGGCGGCGTTGAAGACGCTGGATGGGATCAGCGTCATCGAATAG
- a CDS encoding DoxX family protein: MTISKSTYTFGRILLASLFVVSGIFKIIGFAGTVGYMGSLGLPVPTLAVIVTIFVEVGAGLALMSGSRLARPAALLIAIFTVGATLAAHRFWAVDPAAMQGQLTNFLKNLSIIGGLLVFWSIKPTE, from the coding sequence ATGACCATTTCCAAATCCACTTATACCTTCGGCCGCATCCTGCTGGCTTCGCTGTTCGTCGTCTCCGGCATTTTCAAGATCATCGGCTTTGCCGGCACGGTCGGCTACATGGGCAGCCTCGGTCTGCCGGTGCCGACACTGGCCGTCATCGTGACGATCTTCGTCGAAGTCGGCGCCGGTCTGGCACTGATGAGCGGCAGCCGTCTGGCCCGTCCGGCAGCGTTGCTGATCGCGATCTTCACCGTTGGCGCAACGCTGGCCGCACACCGTTTCTGGGCTGTTGATCCAGCTGCGATGCAAGGCCAACTGACCAACTTCCTGAAGAACTTGTCGATCATCGGCGGTCTGCTGGTTTTCTGGTCGATCAAGCCAACTGAGTAA
- a CDS encoding pirin family protein yields MSTTFTRQLERLVNGIPTQDGAGVSLTRVLTHDLQRRLDPFLMLDAFHSDKPDDYLAGFPDHPHRGFETVTYMLQGRMRHRDNAGNEGLLEPGGMQWMTAGRGLVHSELPEQEDGLMSGFQLWVNLAGRDKMTTPAYSDIPSAGIPEVSPQDGLTVRVLAGEAFGTKGAVERPTTAPLYLDLHLEADKQVALPIPATHNAFLYVYEGELQIGVDKRVAAAGRMAILSNTPGAEGVEIHASKDSRFLLISGQPLNEPIAQWGPFVMNTREEVEQAIDDFRAGRF; encoded by the coding sequence ATGAGCACCACTTTTACCCGCCAGCTGGAACGGCTGGTCAACGGCATCCCGACCCAGGATGGCGCAGGTGTCAGCCTTACCCGCGTGCTGACCCATGATTTGCAACGCCGGTTGGATCCTTTCCTGATGCTGGACGCTTTTCACTCGGACAAGCCGGACGATTATCTGGCCGGTTTTCCCGACCATCCGCATCGCGGCTTTGAAACCGTGACTTACATGTTGCAAGGACGCATGCGCCATCGCGACAACGCCGGCAACGAAGGTCTGCTGGAACCGGGCGGCATGCAGTGGATGACCGCCGGCCGCGGCCTGGTGCATTCGGAGCTGCCGGAGCAGGAGGACGGGCTCATGAGCGGTTTTCAGCTGTGGGTGAACCTGGCAGGGCGCGACAAGATGACGACACCGGCGTACAGCGACATTCCGTCGGCCGGCATTCCGGAAGTCTCGCCGCAGGATGGCCTGACCGTCCGTGTGCTGGCAGGCGAAGCCTTCGGCACCAAGGGCGCGGTAGAGCGTCCTACTACGGCGCCGCTGTATCTCGACCTGCATCTGGAGGCCGACAAACAGGTGGCCTTGCCGATTCCTGCGACGCATAATGCCTTCCTGTATGTGTACGAGGGCGAGTTGCAGATTGGTGTGGACAAGCGTGTGGCAGCAGCAGGCCGCATGGCGATCCTGAGCAATACGCCCGGCGCCGAAGGTGTTGAAATCCATGCCAGCAAGGACAGCCGTTTTCTGCTGATCTCCGGCCAGCCGTTGAATGAGCCGATTGCACAGTGGGGACCGTTTGTCATGAACACGCGCGAAGAAGTCGAGCAGGCTATCGACGATTTTCGCGCCGGACGTTTCTAA
- a CDS encoding pirin family protein, whose protein sequence is MSSIRHLIHGLVRDIGFPVRRLLPAAAVRTVGPFVFFDHMGPVEFDSDTTEGDVRPHPHIGLATVTYLFSGAMMHRDSLGVVQRITPGAVNWMAAGRGIVHSERVPEDIRNDKVPVHGLQMWVALPKDQEQGDASFHHYPETDMPRIELDGASLHLLAGQAYGQQSPVKTSSPTLYLSGRIKAGGTLTLPADYSERAVYVVTGAASLDGEALEAGVLAVLEPGGEVTLTAQSDTLFMLLGGEPIDGPRFVWWNFVASSKEMIESAKLAWRAQDRSVFPAIPGEVEWIPLPEK, encoded by the coding sequence ATGAGCAGCATCCGTCATCTCATCCACGGCCTGGTACGCGATATCGGCTTCCCGGTACGCCGCTTGTTGCCTGCCGCTGCCGTCCGCACTGTCGGCCCCTTTGTGTTCTTCGATCACATGGGGCCGGTGGAATTCGACAGCGACACCACCGAAGGCGACGTCCGCCCGCATCCGCATATCGGGCTGGCGACGGTGACCTATCTGTTCTCCGGCGCAATGATGCATCGCGACAGCCTCGGCGTCGTGCAGCGCATTACGCCGGGTGCGGTCAACTGGATGGCGGCCGGGCGCGGTATCGTGCATTCGGAGCGTGTTCCGGAAGACATCCGCAATGACAAGGTGCCGGTGCACGGTTTGCAGATGTGGGTGGCGTTGCCGAAGGATCAGGAGCAGGGCGACGCCAGCTTTCATCACTATCCCGAGACCGACATGCCGCGCATCGAGCTGGATGGCGCCAGCCTGCATTTGCTGGCCGGTCAAGCCTATGGTCAGCAGTCGCCGGTCAAAACTTCCAGCCCGACGCTTTATCTGTCGGGACGCATCAAGGCCGGCGGCACGCTGACTTTGCCCGCGGACTACAGCGAACGCGCCGTCTATGTCGTCACCGGTGCGGCCTCGCTGGATGGTGAAGCGCTGGAAGCCGGCGTGCTGGCCGTATTGGAGCCGGGCGGAGAAGTGACGCTGACGGCGCAGAGCGATACGCTGTTCATGCTGTTGGGGGGCGAGCCGATCGACGGTCCACGCTTTGTCTGGTGGAATTTCGTTGCCAGCAGCAAAGAGATGATCGAAAGCGCCAAACTGGCGTGGCGCGCTCAGGATCGTTCGGTGTTTCCGGCAATTCCCGGCGAAGTTGAGTGGATTCCGCTGCCGGAGAAATGA
- a CDS encoding universal stress protein — protein sequence MYAKILVPVDGSPTSNQALDEAIRLAKALGSNIEVVHVVDNSYILYDTGYQPPAGLHTDFISAGQGILDDAKKRVEAAGLPGNTRLIESPVAAGDISGTILQAAKESSAELVVIGSHGQKGFRKMVLGSVAEKVMHQCPLPVWIIRGTQAAA from the coding sequence ATGTACGCAAAAATCCTTGTCCCCGTCGATGGCAGTCCGACCTCCAACCAGGCACTGGATGAAGCCATTCGGCTGGCCAAAGCCCTCGGCAGCAACATCGAGGTCGTCCATGTCGTCGACAACAGCTACATTCTCTACGACACCGGCTACCAGCCACCGGCCGGTTTGCACACGGACTTCATCAGCGCCGGACAGGGCATACTCGACGACGCAAAAAAACGCGTCGAAGCCGCCGGCCTGCCAGGCAACACGCGCCTCATCGAGAGCCCGGTAGCAGCGGGCGATATTTCCGGGACCATCCTGCAAGCCGCCAAAGAAAGCAGCGCCGAGCTGGTCGTCATCGGTTCTCACGGGCAAAAGGGCTTCCGCAAGATGGTGCTTGGCAGTGTCGCGGAAAAGGTCATGCATCAATGTCCGTTGCCGGTCTGGATTATCCGGGGTACGCAAGCCGCCGCGTGA
- a CDS encoding class I SAM-dependent methyltransferase, which produces MSDYPLISWTEAGEIRSARWRSEAGNSPPKNVTVADDRIPADVAYKLICEGTGLLWRGDYQNARQLLQALARRIDKKSDRKNGKAADKAAADKAAGKASKTVAPKATPAITITQAFHQHRQAQAQRARILGMLLLPMEADYSVPLRRAPDLAQACTEVYGPGEEASVVSMREVLGLVGAHEWRKKGVPIPALGGSIHPYYGVFSPVRGEYVDLIVQAVLPTVDLAFDIGTGTGVLAALLAKRGVKRIVATDQSERALDCAAANLKRLGVNKQVELMSADLFPAGRAPLVVCNPPWVPAKPSSAIEAAVYDPDSRMLRGFIDGLSDHLTPGGEGWLIMSDFAEHLGLRARGEIQAMIDKAGLQVVGKTDIKPRHPRSSDAEDPLSAARMKEVTSLWKLKVKKA; this is translated from the coding sequence ATGAGCGATTACCCCCTTATAAGCTGGACTGAAGCAGGGGAAATTCGTTCCGCCCGCTGGCGTTCCGAAGCCGGCAACTCACCTCCAAAAAACGTCACTGTGGCGGATGACCGCATACCCGCCGATGTCGCCTACAAATTGATCTGCGAAGGCACCGGCTTGCTCTGGCGCGGCGATTATCAAAATGCCCGTCAATTGCTGCAGGCTCTCGCCAGACGCATCGACAAGAAGTCAGATCGCAAAAACGGCAAGGCGGCCGATAAAGCAGCAGCGGACAAAGCCGCCGGTAAAGCAAGTAAAACAGTTGCTCCGAAGGCAACTCCCGCAATTACCATCACGCAGGCATTTCATCAGCATCGTCAGGCGCAGGCCCAACGCGCGCGTATTCTCGGCATGCTGCTGCTGCCGATGGAAGCCGATTACAGCGTTCCTCTGCGCCGGGCGCCGGATCTGGCGCAGGCTTGTACGGAGGTGTACGGCCCCGGCGAGGAAGCCAGTGTCGTGTCGATGCGCGAAGTGCTGGGTCTGGTGGGGGCGCATGAATGGCGCAAGAAGGGGGTGCCGATCCCCGCATTGGGCGGCAGTATCCATCCGTACTATGGCGTGTTCTCACCGGTGCGGGGCGAATATGTCGACCTGATCGTGCAAGCAGTGTTGCCGACGGTCGATCTGGCTTTTGACATTGGTACCGGCACCGGCGTGCTGGCAGCGCTGCTGGCCAAGCGCGGCGTCAAACGTATCGTTGCCACCGATCAGAGCGAACGCGCACTTGATTGCGCCGCCGCAAACCTGAAACGCCTGGGCGTGAACAAGCAGGTTGAGTTGATGAGCGCGGATTTGTTTCCCGCCGGACGCGCGCCGCTGGTGGTGTGTAATCCGCCGTGGGTACCGGCCAAGCCGAGTTCGGCCATTGAGGCGGCAGTCTACGATCCCGACAGCCGCATGTTGCGCGGCTTCATCGACGGCCTGTCCGACCATCTGACACCGGGTGGTGAAGGCTGGCTGATCATGTCTGACTTCGCCGAGCATCTTGGTTTGCGGGCGCGTGGCGAGATACAGGCGATGATCGACAAGGCGGGTTTGCAGGTTGTCGGCAAGACCGATATCAAGCCGCGTCATCCCCGTTCCAGCGATGCGGAAGATCCCTTGTCGGCCGCCCGCATGAAGGAAGTGACGTCGCTGTGGAAGTTGAAGGTGAAGAAGGCTTAA
- a CDS encoding LysR substrate-binding domain-containing protein — MRKLPSFFSLRAFEAAARLQSFALASEELHLSPSAISHQVRGLETYFGKSLFTRSFRRVELTADGRRLLDKLSVAFDLMEAACEELGPARRSDALAVHCSPSFAAKWLGPRLPRFMQQYPDINISMSSGAEPMDLLRHEELDLTIAYGNAPTRAGIVSEAIGSETIVPLCSPALLHDRAVPALTDIAAMTLIQSTLNPVRWSDWFALNGMKLPPGRPMPSFDRASLALAAAVNQVGIALESTRLAEQEIANGELVPLSGGTLKSVWRETHFLSYREAEKNSKNIVRFRDWLFSQAGLHQQNQATGS; from the coding sequence ATGCGAAAACTCCCCAGTTTCTTCTCCCTGCGCGCCTTTGAAGCTGCAGCCCGCCTGCAAAGCTTTGCGCTCGCCAGCGAAGAGCTGCATCTTTCCCCCTCTGCAATCAGCCATCAGGTACGCGGCCTGGAAACCTACTTCGGCAAATCCCTGTTCACGCGCTCCTTCCGCCGCGTCGAACTGACGGCTGACGGCCGCCGCTTGCTTGATAAGCTGTCGGTAGCTTTCGACCTCATGGAGGCAGCCTGTGAAGAGCTGGGCCCGGCGCGCCGCAGCGATGCGCTGGCGGTGCACTGCTCGCCCAGTTTCGCCGCCAAATGGCTGGGGCCGCGCCTGCCGCGCTTCATGCAGCAGTATCCAGACATCAACATCAGCATGTCTTCAGGCGCCGAGCCGATGGACCTGCTGCGCCATGAAGAACTGGATCTGACCATCGCCTACGGCAACGCCCCCACGCGCGCCGGTATCGTCAGCGAAGCTATCGGATCGGAAACCATCGTCCCGCTGTGCTCGCCGGCCTTGCTGCACGACCGCGCGGTGCCGGCGCTGACAGATATTGCAGCAATGACGCTGATCCAATCTACGCTCAACCCCGTCCGCTGGAGCGACTGGTTCGCTCTCAACGGCATGAAGCTGCCGCCCGGACGGCCGATGCCATCCTTTGACCGCGCCTCGCTGGCATTGGCGGCGGCGGTCAATCAGGTTGGCATTGCATTGGAAAGTACGAGGCTGGCGGAGCAGGAAATTGCCAACGGAGAATTGGTGCCGCTCAGCGGCGGTACGCTGAAGTCAGTCTGGCGGGAGACGCATTTTCTGAGCTATCGGGAAGCGGAGAAGAACAGCAAGAACATCGTCCGCTTCCGTGACTGGCTCTTTAGTCAGGCAGGATTACATCAACAAAATCAAGCAACTGGAAGCTAA
- a CDS encoding class II aldolase/adducin family protein, with protein sequence MIDVAERAAQSANPTSAGVKSSFSALNAADPRVSVYQPEQQGLKFPQVPVFATHAEERQHRKERLVAACRAFALHGLDYGFAGHLTVRDPEFPDLYWTNPMAVHFSQVKLSNLILANHHGEVVQGSYALNRAGFVLHAAVHEMHQDIVAMCHAHTVYGTAWSALGRPLDPITQDAAVFFEDHVVITAEAGAVAVKTEAGKSVAAAFGKNKAAIHQSHGLFTASRHSIEDAAFWFIALERCCQVQLMVEATGIKPIMVPPDRARYSRENVGNSFIGWLHFQPIYEQLVQTSPDMFD encoded by the coding sequence ATGATCGATGTCGCTGAACGCGCCGCCCAGTCAGCCAATCCAACCTCAGCTGGAGTCAAATCCAGCTTCAGCGCCCTCAACGCCGCCGACCCGCGGGTATCGGTCTACCAGCCTGAGCAGCAGGGGCTGAAATTCCCTCAGGTGCCGGTATTCGCCACCCATGCCGAGGAGCGCCAGCATCGCAAGGAGCGCCTGGTTGCCGCCTGCCGGGCCTTCGCCCTGCATGGACTCGATTACGGATTCGCCGGGCATCTGACGGTGCGCGACCCGGAATTCCCGGATTTGTACTGGACCAATCCGATGGCCGTGCATTTTTCGCAGGTCAAGCTTTCCAACCTCATCCTTGCCAATCACCATGGTGAAGTGGTGCAGGGTTCATATGCGCTCAATCGCGCCGGGTTTGTGCTGCACGCCGCAGTACATGAGATGCATCAGGACATCGTCGCCATGTGCCACGCCCATACGGTCTACGGCACGGCCTGGTCGGCGCTGGGGCGTCCGCTGGATCCGATCACCCAGGATGCCGCCGTATTCTTTGAAGATCACGTTGTCATCACCGCCGAGGCCGGTGCCGTCGCGGTCAAGACCGAGGCCGGCAAATCGGTCGCCGCCGCTTTCGGCAAGAACAAGGCGGCGATCCATCAGAGCCACGGTTTGTTTACCGCCAGCCGTCACAGTATCGAGGACGCTGCCTTCTGGTTCATCGCGCTGGAGCGTTGCTGCCAAGTCCAGCTTATGGTGGAAGCCACCGGCATCAAACCGATCATGGTGCCGCCGGACCGTGCGCGTTACAGTCGCGAGAACGTCGGCAATTCCTTCATCGGCTGGCTGCACTTCCAGCCGATTTATGAACAACTGGTGCAAACCAGCCCGGACATGTTCGACTAG